From the Halichoerus grypus chromosome 3, mHalGry1.hap1.1, whole genome shotgun sequence genome, one window contains:
- the HS3ST1 gene encoding heparan sulfate glucosamine 3-O-sulfotransferase 1 codes for MVSSTAARLLGAVLLVAQLQLVPSRPAAPGDAQGQPELARRAAPLQGEGREGAAPNGSAQQLPQTIIIGVRKGGTRALLEMLSLHPDVAAAENEVHFFDWEEHYSQGLGWYLGQMPFSAPHQLTVEKTPAYFTSPKVPERVHSMNPGIRLLLILRDPSERVLSDYTQVFYNHVQKRKPYPSIEEFLVRDGRLNVGYKALNRSLYHVHLQNWLRFFPLRRIHIVDGDRLIRDPFPEIQKVERFLKLSPQINASNFYFNKTKGFYCLRDGGRDRCLHESKGRAHPQVDPRLLSKLHEYFHEPNKKFFELVGRTFDWH; via the coding sequence ATGGTGTCCAGCACGGCCGCGCGGCTCCTGGGCGCGGTGCTGCTGGTGGCCCAGCTCCAGCTAGTGCCTTCCCGCCCCGCAGCGCCCGGGGACGCGCAGGGCCAGCCGGAGCTCGCGCGCAGAGCAGCCCCCCTCCAGGGTGAGGGCCGAGAGGGCGCGGCCCCCAACGGCTCGGCCCAGCAGCTGCCGCAGACCATCATCATCGGCGTGCGCAAGGGCGGCACGCGCGCGCTGCTGGAGATGCTCAGCCTGCACCCCGACGTGGCGGCCGCCGAGAACGAGGTCCACTTCTTCGACTGGGAGGAGCACTACAGCCAAGGCCTGGGCTGGTACCTGGGCCAGATGCCCTTCTCAGCCCCGCACCAGCTCACGGTGGAGAAGACCCCCGCGTACTTCACGTCGCCCAAAGTGCCTGAGCGCGTCCACAGCATGAACCCGGGCATCCGGCTGCTGCTCATCCTGCGGGACCCGTCCGAGCGCGTGCTGTCCGACTACACCCAAGTGTTCTACAACCACGTGCAGAAGCGCAAGCCCTACCCGTCCATCGAGGAGTTCCTGGTGCGCGACGGCCGGCTCAACGTGGGCTACAAGGCGCTCAACCGCAGCCTCTACCACGTGCACTTGCAGAACTGGCTGCGCTTCTTCCCGCTGCGCCGCATCCACATAGTCGACGGCGACCGCCTCATCAGGGACCCTTTCCCGGAGATCCAGAAGGTCGAGCGGTTCCTGAAGCTGTCGCCACAGATCAACGCCTCGAACTTCTACTTTAACAAAACCAAGGGCTTTTACTGCCTGCGGGACGGCGGACGGGACCGCTGCTTGCACGAGTCCAAAGGCCGGGCGCACCCCCAAGTTGACCCCAGACTCCTCAGTAAACTGCACGAATATTTTCACGAGCCAAATAAGAAATTCTTCGAGCTTGTGGGCAGGACATTTGACTGGCACTGA